Proteins encoded by one window of Halobacteriovorax sp. GB3:
- a CDS encoding chemotaxis protein CheX translates to MEFIRNVLILSLNTDWAFDLRESLVRVSKVRADVAGIRSVATKYLSEKNYTAIIIEDSFGEKNINTLFRALLTSNIKKPEFVFLSFVDFDLVRKINIPDELKSEFLMYSHPMVIEDFSSIVKKKLVPMELEGNKRSFDREFVEILMKSCRKTFEKLDAFGVLRVQRPRLIKKGEELEIAIRGKVIIKSQFFNGSLLLSFPEETYLNLYEKVVGTFYEKINAQNEDFAGEMANMVYGQTKKTLEQVGVHLDMAIPVTDKTAQLPSGHPIFVIPVETDLGSFYVKLALNYF, encoded by the coding sequence TTGGAATTTATCAGAAACGTTCTTATTTTATCTCTCAACACTGATTGGGCCTTTGATTTGCGTGAAAGTCTTGTCAGAGTGAGTAAGGTTCGTGCTGATGTTGCAGGGATTCGCTCTGTTGCTACAAAGTATTTATCTGAGAAAAATTATACGGCCATTATTATTGAAGATTCATTTGGTGAGAAAAATATCAATACACTCTTTCGTGCTCTTCTCACATCGAATATTAAAAAACCTGAATTCGTCTTTTTAAGTTTTGTCGATTTTGATCTTGTGAGAAAAATTAATATCCCTGATGAACTTAAAAGTGAGTTTCTCATGTACTCTCACCCTATGGTGATCGAGGACTTTTCAAGCATTGTAAAAAAGAAACTTGTTCCGATGGAATTAGAGGGCAATAAACGCTCTTTTGATCGAGAGTTTGTTGAGATTCTTATGAAGTCATGTCGTAAGACATTCGAAAAACTAGATGCCTTTGGTGTTCTTAGAGTGCAAAGACCAAGGCTAATTAAAAAGGGTGAAGAGCTAGAAATTGCCATTCGTGGAAAAGTAATTATTAAGTCCCAATTTTTTAATGGTTCTCTTCTTTTAAGTTTTCCAGAGGAAACTTATTTGAATCTCTATGAAAAAGTTGTAGGAACTTTTTACGAAAAAATTAATGCACAAAATGAGGACTTTGCAGGAGAGATGGCCAATATGGTTTATGGGCAGACCAAGAAGACTCTCGAACAAGTTGGTGTTCACTTAGACATGGCCATTCCTGTGACCGATAAAACGGCACAACTTCCAAGTGGACATCCGATCTTTGTTATTCCTGTTGAAACTGATCTGGGCTCATTCTATGTTAAACTTGCTCTTAATTATTTTTAA
- a CDS encoding trypsin-like serine peptidase produces MNHGSWIIFLLFIFGITSSPALAVEKKKNLLTAKDYGQYEPIKYLLTNPMGQGIFDKFPLKRVTKTSYYPVRAIGRVGSQCSGVLIGPSQVLTAAHCVFDVEKNEWIDDLAFTPGLDRQYHPFHTIDWVKVHMLGLYAKKKIQDLDFAVIYLKEDIGIKTGWLSINDSRLTKKSFNGSLFGYNLSQNDEHKHELARTSCPMSVVNMTDLRFHCDVVKGMSGAPIQKGKKIIGMSLYAGDKFNGGILFRNHHIKTINNWLNDMADEFTIDHYNLSPTNSPEFDQIILENNCDFPVSVHMAYEPLGESAIKTIRNINIPKKQRHIVGKTVDRDFFIYAFSNKDPLEKGPWRCDEFQDEYGDCMKKVQIKSAGWGSWIHSISCQTK; encoded by the coding sequence ATGAATCATGGGTCTTGGATAATTTTTCTTCTTTTCATCTTTGGGATAACATCATCTCCAGCTCTCGCTGTCGAAAAAAAGAAAAACCTCCTCACTGCAAAAGATTATGGTCAATATGAACCAATTAAATATCTTTTAACGAATCCTATGGGACAAGGAATCTTTGATAAGTTCCCACTCAAAAGAGTCACTAAAACTTCTTACTATCCAGTTAGGGCCATTGGTCGCGTAGGTAGTCAATGTAGCGGTGTCCTCATTGGCCCATCACAAGTTTTAACAGCAGCTCACTGTGTTTTTGATGTTGAAAAAAATGAGTGGATTGATGACCTGGCCTTTACTCCAGGACTCGATCGCCAATACCATCCTTTTCACACTATAGACTGGGTAAAAGTTCACATGCTTGGACTCTACGCCAAAAAGAAAATTCAAGACCTCGACTTCGCCGTGATCTATCTTAAAGAAGATATTGGTATAAAAACCGGATGGCTAAGTATCAATGATAGCCGCCTTACAAAGAAATCATTTAACGGAAGCCTCTTTGGTTACAATCTTTCACAAAATGATGAGCACAAGCACGAACTCGCAAGAACAAGTTGTCCTATGAGTGTTGTGAATATGACAGATCTTCGATTCCATTGTGATGTCGTCAAAGGTATGAGTGGCGCTCCGATTCAAAAGGGAAAAAAGATTATTGGAATGAGTCTCTATGCAGGAGATAAATTCAATGGTGGAATCCTTTTTAGAAATCACCACATCAAAACGATCAATAACTGGCTAAACGATATGGCCGATGAGTTTACCATCGACCACTACAATCTCTCTCCGACAAACTCTCCGGAGTTTGATCAGATTATTTTAGAAAATAATTGCGACTTCCCTGTCTCTGTTCACATGGCCTACGAGCCCCTAGGAGAGAGTGCGATTAAAACAATTCGCAATATCAATATTCCAAAGAAACAAAGACACATCGTTGGTAAAACAGTTGATAGAGATTTTTTCATTTATGCCTTTAGTAATAAGGACCCACTTGAAAAAGGACCTTGGCGCTGTGATGAATTTCAAGATGAATATGGTGACTGCATGAAAAAAGTCCAAATTAAGTCTGCCGGTTGGGGCAGTTGGATTCATT